A window of Chitinispirillales bacterium contains these coding sequences:
- a CDS encoding sigma-70 family RNA polymerase sigma factor has product MSEISVEEKLKFLLKLAKLQGFVGILQIKDISNDLSEEKNLTQKLEENSVEINHFLKTVHNYKTASYQTKKENKFMLTTRTDENGESFLLGTKYEKELFEKLSSARNNMLEFAFKNGEIREFMYEMSEKIVDGTIKISSIVNCEKENESVENCKGKFIETVQKIKKNLEKNKEIEQKTVNLFFALNLNEKTKGVIYNKYKLTKNYKNEVTYELYKWEQIYSNSKREIIEANIRLVFSIAKEYCTIHKGILDISDIIQEGNIGLINAVESFDIGKGNKFSSWAVWYIRRQIWYAVNSYKNMVYIPSKASTNIYKMLAFEEKYKVQNGKSPTIAEIAKEFNLKEKQIISLKSSDFYSAVPNYEATLSDDDSDEKIDGLSTFQRNPFDILAASILKKDICSILDKMGERERRMIELYFGLLNDEEPMGLSQIGELYGLSSERVRQIIEKNITNIRNSKDGKTLLEDYKILE; this is encoded by the coding sequence TCTTTTGAAACTAGCAAAACTTCAAGGTTTCGTCGGAATATTGCAGATAAAAGATATTTCCAATGATCTTAGCGAAGAAAAAAATCTTACACAAAAACTTGAAGAAAATTCGGTGGAAATAAACCATTTTTTAAAAACAGTCCATAATTATAAAACGGCGTCTTATCAAACAAAAAAAGAAAATAAATTTATGCTTACAACACGAACCGACGAAAACGGAGAATCGTTTCTTTTAGGTACGAAATATGAAAAAGAATTATTTGAAAAATTGTCTTCCGCTCGAAATAATATGTTAGAATTTGCATTCAAGAACGGTGAAATTCGTGAATTTATGTACGAAATGTCAGAAAAAATAGTCGATGGAACGATAAAAATTTCGTCTATAGTAAATTGCGAAAAAGAAAATGAATCTGTCGAGAATTGTAAGGGGAAATTTATAGAAACAGTACAAAAAATAAAGAAAAATTTAGAAAAAAATAAAGAAATAGAGCAAAAAACCGTTAACTTGTTTTTTGCTCTCAACCTTAACGAAAAAACAAAAGGCGTAATTTACAATAAATACAAGTTGACGAAGAATTATAAAAACGAAGTCACGTATGAACTTTATAAATGGGAGCAAATTTATTCCAATTCCAAAAGAGAAATTATTGAAGCGAATATTCGTCTGGTTTTCAGCATCGCAAAAGAATACTGTACGATTCATAAGGGAATTTTAGACATAAGCGATATAATTCAGGAAGGTAATATCGGTCTAATCAATGCAGTGGAAAGTTTTGACATCGGCAAAGGAAACAAATTTTCATCATGGGCGGTTTGGTATATAAGGCGACAAATTTGGTATGCGGTAAATTCATATAAAAATATGGTTTATATCCCGTCAAAAGCATCGACTAATATTTATAAAATGTTGGCTTTTGAGGAAAAATATAAAGTGCAAAACGGGAAAAGTCCGACAATTGCAGAAATTGCTAAAGAATTTAACCTGAAAGAAAAGCAAATAATTTCACTTAAATCTTCTGACTTTTACAGCGCCGTTCCTAATTACGAAGCAACGCTAAGCGATGACGATTCCGATGAGAAAATTGACGGATTATCCACTTTCCAACGCAACCCGTTTGATATTTTAGCCGCTTCTATACTAAAAAAAGACATATGCTCAATACTTGACAAAATGGGTGAAAGAGAACGGAGAATGATAGAATTATATTTCGGATTGCTTAACGACGAAGAACCGATGGGTTTATCGCAAATAGGAGAATTATATGGGCTGTCCAGTGAAAGAGTGCGCCAAATTATAGAAAAAAATATAACAAATATCCGAAATTCAAAAGACGGTAAAACGTTACTTGAAGATTATAAAATTTTGGAATAA
- a CDS encoding C40 family peptidase: protein MNISIRPSFDENYKNNWQRNASSVRPSYQDRAVVKEEETLNDDFVDDDFDVQRKKYEEIPDATFTLHSLQSIKQAAEKYIGSPYYYGGTTKRGFDCSGFVWRVFQDAGYNTFKRESAEEMFNKGVPVAMSSLKEGDLCFFHSPKNRKKIDHTGIYIGNGKFIHSSSTRGVAYSHISDNYWKDNFVGFRRLLP, encoded by the coding sequence TTGAATATTTCGATACGCCCGTCTTTTGATGAAAATTACAAAAACAATTGGCAAAGAAACGCTTCATCTGTTCGTCCCTCATATCAAGACAGGGCGGTTGTCAAAGAAGAAGAAACATTAAACGATGATTTTGTTGACGATGATTTTGACGTTCAACGTAAGAAGTATGAGGAAATTCCTGACGCGACTTTTACTTTACATTCGCTGCAAAGCATAAAACAAGCCGCCGAAAAATATATCGGTTCGCCTTACTATTACGGCGGAACGACTAAGCGTGGTTTTGATTGTTCCGGGTTTGTCTGGCGAGTTTTTCAAGACGCCGGATATAATACGTTTAAGCGTGAAAGTGCAGAAGAAATGTTTAATAAAGGCGTACCGGTCGCCATGAGTTCGTTAAAAGAAGGAGATTTGTGTTTTTTTCATTCTCCTAAAAATCGAAAGAAAATAGATCATACGGGTATTTATATAGGAAATGGGAAATTTATTCATTCAAGTTCCACAAGAGGAGTTGCATACAGCCATATTTCAGATAATTATTGGAAAGATAATTTTGTGGGATTTAGACGGCTTTTACCTTAA
- the gatA gene encoding Asp-tRNA(Asn)/Glu-tRNA(Gln) amidotransferase subunit GatA yields the protein MGFFDVSVENVSKKVQTGEISAKSIIEKSLTVIAEKNKYINAFITVCDDYARQTAKNIDDLSLEEKRKLPLCGIPIAVKDNISTKGIRTTCGSKMLENYIPPYDAHVVEELKKAGAIIVGKANMDEFAMGSSNETSYFGTVKNPHDLQRVPGGSSGGSAAAVAADMVPLALGSDTGGSIRQPASYCGIVGLKPAYGMVSRYGLIAFASSLDQIGPMANSIEDAEYLLRVIASADKRDSTNCQKSYTGVETKNIKDAIVGIPKEYLSDDLPKDVRTLFEEKVKFLKDAGIKFVDISLENMKYAIAVYYIIATAEASSNLSRFDGVRFGYRSSNSKTIDDMFKFTREEGFGEEVKRRIMLGTYVLSSGYYDAYYIKAAQVRSLIAQDFKNAFVKCNVILSPVTPSSAFKIGEIGDPLQMYLNDIYTVSANLAGCSGLALPMGKINGLPIGIQLMAPNFKMEFSYAIAKELEKFN from the coding sequence ATGGGTTTTTTTGATGTGTCCGTCGAAAATGTTTCAAAGAAAGTCCAGACAGGTGAAATTTCCGCAAAATCAATAATAGAAAAATCGCTGACCGTAATTGCCGAAAAAAATAAATATATAAACGCGTTCATAACCGTTTGTGATGATTATGCCCGTCAAACCGCAAAAAACATTGATGATTTGAGTTTAGAAGAGAAAAGAAAACTTCCGCTTTGCGGTATTCCTATCGCCGTGAAAGATAATATTTCTACAAAAGGAATCCGTACGACTTGCGGTTCAAAAATGCTTGAAAACTACATTCCGCCATACGACGCGCATGTTGTCGAGGAACTGAAAAAAGCCGGTGCGATTATCGTAGGCAAGGCGAATATGGACGAATTTGCAATGGGATCCAGTAATGAGACATCGTATTTTGGAACGGTCAAAAATCCACATGATTTACAAAGGGTGCCCGGCGGAAGTTCCGGTGGAAGCGCCGCGGCGGTCGCTGCGGATATGGTTCCGCTCGCACTTGGGAGCGACACCGGCGGCTCTATTCGTCAGCCGGCGTCATACTGCGGAATTGTCGGCTTGAAACCGGCTTATGGCATGGTAAGCAGATACGGACTGATCGCTTTTGCTTCTTCACTTGACCAAATAGGTCCTATGGCGAATTCGATAGAAGACGCAGAATATTTATTACGCGTTATCGCCTCTGCAGATAAGCGTGATTCGACAAATTGCCAAAAAAGTTATACAGGGGTTGAAACAAAAAATATAAAAGATGCGATTGTAGGAATTCCTAAAGAATATTTGAGCGACGATTTACCTAAAGATGTTCGAACCTTGTTTGAAGAAAAGGTTAAATTTCTTAAAGATGCGGGAATTAAGTTTGTCGATATTTCTCTTGAAAATATGAAGTATGCCATTGCCGTGTATTATATTATCGCTACTGCGGAAGCGTCTTCCAATTTATCGCGTTTCGACGGAGTTCGATTTGGTTATAGAAGTTCAAATTCCAAAACGATTGACGATATGTTTAAATTTACTCGTGAAGAGGGGTTTGGGGAAGAAGTTAAACGCAGAATAATGCTTGGTACGTATGTTTTGAGCTCAGGATATTATGATGCATATTATATTAAAGCGGCGCAGGTACGTTCGTTAATTGCGCAAGATTTCAAAAATGCGTTTGTGAAATGTAATGTAATTTTGTCGCCTGTAACGCCGTCGTCGGCGTTTAAAATAGGCGAAATAGGCGACCCGCTTCAAATGTATCTGAACGATATTTATACCGTTTCCGCAAATTTGGCGGGATGCTCCGGACTCGCTCTTCCAATGGGTAAAATAAACGGCTTGCCTATCGGCATACAACTTATGGCTCCGAATTTCAAAATGGAATTTTCTTATGCTATCGCCAAAGAATTGGAAAAATTTAATTAA
- a CDS encoding DUF4321 domain-containing protein, with translation MAKRAEKLSVSMLVLVTVIGIIIGSYLSLLIGFIPGDYVVVKEIFTFSFLPISVGYPNPISVDIGAIKFQFGLQTQFNLLSFVGIVVALYVYRRYR, from the coding sequence ATGGCTAAAAGGGCTGAGAAATTAAGCGTTTCAATGCTTGTTCTTGTAACGGTTATCGGAATTATAATAGGAAGTTATTTAAGTTTGCTTATCGGATTTATCCCGGGCGACTATGTTGTCGTTAAAGAGATTTTCACATTTAGTTTCCTTCCGATTTCTGTAGGATATCCTAATCCGATTTCAGTCGATATAGGTGCAATAAAATTTCAATTCGGACTGCAAACGCAGTTTAATCTTTTGTCATTTGTCGGAATTGTTGTAGCGCTTTATGTTTATCGTCGTTACAGATAG
- the cysS gene encoding cysteine--tRNA ligase translates to MKEFWLYNTKSRKKEIFTAENKVGIYCCGPTVYGYAHIGNMRTYIFEDVLRRILEYLDYEIKHVMNITDVGHLTGDADSGDDKMEKGATRDGKSVRDIAEFYTEAFFRNCGDLKILRPTIIPKATDHIKEMIDMVQKLVEKGYTYETADGIYFDSSKFSNYAKFARLDIENLQEGHRIEAGDKKNKTDFALWKFSPKDKKRAMEWESPWGVGFPGWHIECSAMSLKYLSQPLDIHCGGIDHIPIHHTNEIAQVEAATDKEFCRFWIHGEFLVIENGKMSKSGDNFITVDTLKKQKIDPLAYRYFCYSSHYRKQLSFSIDNVSAAQTGLNNVRNTVQKITDFDDEKVSKEEIENVLEGFYKAILDDMNMPVALAEVWGILKNGAVSGKIKKAAIKKADEILALDLFCEKTNDIKVIGDIKFDGFAETPQNELKEIVDLLDKRSAAKKAKDFKTADEIRDAITAKGIEILDGRDGVLCKKL, encoded by the coding sequence ATGAAAGAATTTTGGCTTTACAACACAAAATCACGGAAAAAGGAAATTTTTACCGCTGAAAATAAGGTCGGGATATATTGCTGTGGACCGACTGTTTACGGCTATGCTCACATAGGAAATATGCGAACGTATATTTTTGAGGATGTTCTTCGGCGTATCCTTGAATATTTGGACTATGAAATCAAACATGTCATGAATATTACGGACGTCGGACATCTGACCGGCGATGCGGACAGCGGAGACGATAAAATGGAAAAAGGCGCGACACGCGACGGGAAGTCTGTTCGAGATATTGCCGAATTTTATACCGAAGCGTTCTTTAGAAATTGCGGAGACCTCAAGATTTTACGTCCGACGATAATTCCTAAAGCCACCGACCATATAAAAGAAATGATAGATATGGTACAAAAACTTGTCGAAAAAGGATATACCTACGAAACAGCGGACGGAATTTATTTCGACTCTTCAAAATTTTCAAATTACGCAAAATTCGCTCGTTTGGATATCGAAAATTTGCAGGAAGGGCACAGAATTGAAGCGGGCGATAAGAAAAATAAAACCGATTTTGCGCTATGGAAGTTTTCGCCCAAAGACAAAAAGCGTGCAATGGAGTGGGAAAGTCCATGGGGAGTGGGATTTCCCGGATGGCATATAGAATGTTCTGCGATGTCGCTAAAATATTTGTCGCAGCCGCTTGATATTCATTGCGGAGGAATAGACCACATTCCTATTCATCACACAAACGAAATCGCGCAAGTTGAAGCGGCGACAGACAAGGAGTTTTGCAGGTTTTGGATTCACGGCGAATTTTTGGTTATAGAAAACGGAAAAATGTCAAAATCCGGTGATAATTTTATTACTGTCGATACGCTGAAAAAGCAAAAAATAGATCCGCTGGCTTACCGCTATTTTTGTTATTCAAGTCATTACCGCAAGCAGTTGTCGTTTTCTATAGATAACGTTTCGGCGGCGCAAACCGGACTTAATAATGTGAGAAATACGGTGCAGAAAATCACAGATTTTGATGATGAAAAAGTGTCGAAAGAAGAAATTGAAAATGTACTCGAAGGTTTTTATAAGGCGATTTTGGACGATATGAATATGCCGGTTGCGCTTGCGGAAGTTTGGGGAATCTTAAAAAACGGCGCAGTTTCTGGCAAAATAAAAAAAGCGGCAATTAAAAAAGCGGATGAAATTTTAGCGCTTGATTTATTTTGTGAAAAAACAAACGATATAAAAGTAATAGGCGATATAAAATTTGACGGCTTTGCTGAAACGCCGCAAAACGAATTAAAAGAAATCGTCGATTTGCTTGACAAAAGATCTGCCGCAAAAAAGGCGAAAGACTTTAAGACGGCGGACGAAATAAGAGATGCGATAACCGCTAAAGGTATTGAAATTTTAGACGGCAGGGACGGCGTTTTGTGCAAAAAGTTATAG
- a CDS encoding DUF2322 family protein yields MSFEENVNSLKSAACLDKIDVIKNSKLIGEIKNDVSTKESLKIYAHLVDFDNGSIYYETAQKGLELYAETVKDAKQNPGKHPNIDRLLDLKENEFLKIVVHYRENEKLRENIEKFANLKRIGKLLDEKTAALAAFNELMDLLESGMARTAQIIDGEWQANLWVKEGIMLGFVLGNTVVYRGGDDIQFTDKETFPLRKILPQSQIRLVPPATGLRRGAFAGKGVIFMPPAYANVGAHISNNSMIENLAGSCCQVGRDCHISAGAIIGGVLDPIEATPVIIGDNVLLGEGSGITQGCRLGDLTTLAPGVHLSKATAVVDPIKNVAYTSNGICELVEYKMGDAKLFSVGKIIEEKDNTYGPEVPSGALVIPGFSMSSSGFPKLTPFVAKYITHKSQRAYALEDALRS; encoded by the coding sequence GTGTCATTTGAAGAAAACGTAAACAGTTTGAAATCGGCGGCGTGTCTTGATAAAATTGATGTCATAAAAAATTCAAAATTAATCGGCGAAATAAAAAATGACGTTTCGACAAAAGAATCACTTAAAATTTATGCTCATTTGGTCGATTTTGATAACGGCTCTATATATTATGAGACTGCACAAAAGGGGCTTGAACTTTATGCGGAAACAGTTAAAGACGCAAAACAAAATCCGGGGAAACATCCTAATATAGACCGCCTTTTAGATTTAAAAGAAAACGAATTTCTTAAAATAGTTGTGCATTACCGTGAAAATGAAAAGCTTCGCGAAAATATTGAAAAATTTGCAAATTTGAAGCGCATTGGAAAACTTTTGGACGAAAAAACCGCCGCCCTTGCCGCATTCAACGAACTAATGGATTTATTGGAATCCGGCATGGCGAGAACAGCGCAAATCATAGACGGAGAATGGCAGGCGAATTTGTGGGTGAAAGAAGGGATAATGCTCGGTTTTGTACTTGGGAACACCGTAGTTTATCGCGGCGGCGACGATATCCAATTTACAGACAAAGAAACATTTCCTCTGCGAAAAATTTTACCGCAGTCGCAAATACGTCTTGTGCCGCCGGCAACCGGACTCAGACGCGGCGCGTTTGCGGGAAAAGGAGTGATTTTTATGCCGCCGGCATATGCGAATGTCGGTGCGCACATATCAAATAATTCTATGATTGAAAATTTGGCCGGAAGTTGCTGCCAAGTCGGGCGCGACTGCCACATTTCCGCAGGTGCGATTATCGGCGGCGTACTTGACCCGATTGAAGCGACGCCTGTAATTATCGGCGACAACGTTCTTTTAGGCGAAGGAAGCGGAATAACGCAAGGCTGTCGTCTCGGAGATCTGACAACGCTTGCGCCGGGGGTACACTTGTCGAAAGCGACTGCGGTCGTCGACCCGATTAAAAACGTCGCATATACTTCAAACGGGATTTGTGAACTTGTGGAATATAAAATGGGTGACGCAAAACTATTCAGTGTAGGAAAAATAATTGAAGAAAAGGACAATACTTACGGTCCTGAAGTTCCAAGCGGCGCACTTGTGATTCCTGGCTTTTCGATGTCGAGTTCAGGCTTTCCTAAACTCACTCCTTTTGTAGCCAAATACATAACGCACAAATCTCAACGAGCGTATGCTTTAGAAGACGCGCTTCGAAGTTGA
- a CDS encoding ATP-binding cassette domain-containing protein has translation MIELIHTTKTYDREFEAVSDLSLFIDKGEFVFLTGQSGAGKTTLLKLIYREELPSSGTVNVCGITTQPQTPPSVLRKTTPAIRRKIGIVFQDIRLLNTYTVFDNVAFAARILGGSEQSIKKRVFKSLAVVGLAHKSCNFPLQLSGGEQQRVAIARAIVNEPLILIADEPTGNLDRIISDEIFALLQEINNWGTTVVMSTHDLSFTQRTSYREIVLGHGKITKGTANRINRISHNNYFEPISIPKPL, from the coding sequence GTGATAGAGCTTATACACACGACAAAAACATACGACAGAGAATTTGAGGCTGTTTCGGATTTGTCGTTATTTATAGACAAAGGAGAATTTGTTTTCTTAACCGGACAAAGCGGTGCAGGAAAAACGACTTTACTTAAATTGATTTACCGCGAAGAACTGCCGTCAAGCGGAACCGTCAATGTATGCGGAATAACGACTCAACCTCAAACACCGCCGAGCGTTTTAAGAAAAACCACTCCGGCGATCCGCAGAAAAATAGGTATAGTTTTTCAAGATATTCGGCTTTTAAATACCTATACGGTTTTTGACAATGTTGCATTCGCAGCGCGTATCCTTGGCGGAAGCGAACAGAGTATAAAAAAGCGGGTTTTTAAATCTCTTGCGGTTGTCGGACTTGCACATAAAAGTTGTAACTTCCCATTGCAACTTTCGGGAGGCGAGCAACAAAGGGTCGCAATCGCAAGAGCAATTGTTAATGAACCTTTGATATTGATTGCGGACGAACCTACGGGAAATCTCGACCGCATAATCTCAGACGAAATATTTGCACTCTTGCAAGAAATAAACAATTGGGGAACGACGGTAGTTATGTCAACGCACGACTTATCGTTTACACAACGCACATCGTACCGTGAAATAGTATTGGGACACGGAAAAATAACAAAAGGAACTGCGAACAGGATAAATAGAATTTCACACAATAATTACTTTGAGCCGATTTCTATACCAAAGCCGCTTTAA
- a CDS encoding GatB/YqeY domain-containing protein produces MSVAQQLQEDIKITMKSGEKEKLLVLRTLHSDIKNFEINGKRTASDEDIFTILAKGIKTRLESADQYKSAGREDLAMQEEFEIDIYKRYQPKQLSPDELKTIVDDAVAKSGASGAKEMGKVMAILMPIVKGKADGKLVNDLVKAALV; encoded by the coding sequence ATGAGCGTTGCGCAACAGTTGCAAGAAGACATTAAAATCACTATGAAATCAGGGGAAAAAGAAAAATTATTAGTTTTAAGAACGCTTCATTCCGATATAAAGAATTTTGAAATAAACGGCAAGAGGACCGCTTCAGACGAGGATATTTTTACTATTCTGGCAAAAGGAATAAAAACTCGTTTGGAATCGGCCGACCAATACAAATCGGCGGGAAGAGAAGATCTTGCAATGCAAGAAGAATTTGAAATTGATATATATAAACGTTATCAGCCGAAACAACTTTCGCCTGACGAATTGAAAACTATTGTTGACGACGCTGTTGCAAAATCCGGCGCGTCCGGTGCCAAAGAAATGGGGAAAGTCATGGCTATTTTGATGCCGATAGTTAAAGGGAAAGCCGATGGAAAATTAGTTAATGATTTGGTTAAAGCGGCTTTGGTATAG
- a CDS encoding glycosyltransferase codes for MNITAVITTCNRLNKLKKAVKSVENQVFLPNELIIVDDNSHDGTQEYCENLKEVSKIPIIYFRNNFRVGSNVCRNQAIERASGEYIAFLDDDDEWFPEKLRIQYETVKKENADLVYTGVKMTDSGRKKIYFHNPFPFTPKFAIMFGNFVGITSTMMIKSEMLKETGGFDCSIPSLQDYELIIRLINNNANVKGIKIPLVEYGSTNNKNVSVSSRNFFKASKIILKKSPIIYRPLQFIGLLRIFSQKLIKTENFRENLFRFS; via the coding sequence TTGAATATAACGGCTGTGATTACAACTTGCAACCGCCTAAACAAATTGAAAAAAGCGGTAAAATCGGTAGAAAATCAGGTGTTTTTACCAAATGAATTGATAATTGTCGACGATAATTCTCACGACGGAACACAAGAATATTGTGAAAATTTGAAAGAGGTTTCAAAAATTCCGATAATTTATTTCCGTAACAATTTTAGGGTCGGCTCAAATGTGTGCAGGAACCAAGCGATTGAGCGTGCAAGCGGAGAATATATTGCATTTTTAGATGATGACGACGAATGGTTTCCAGAGAAATTAAGAATCCAATACGAAACTGTAAAAAAAGAGAACGCCGATTTGGTTTATACCGGCGTTAAAATGACGGATTCCGGAAGGAAAAAGATTTACTTTCACAATCCGTTTCCGTTCACGCCGAAATTTGCAATAATGTTTGGAAATTTTGTAGGAATTACGTCCACAATGATGATCAAATCCGAAATGTTAAAAGAAACCGGAGGGTTTGATTGCAGTATTCCATCGCTTCAGGACTATGAATTGATTATTCGTTTGATAAACAATAACGCAAATGTTAAAGGAATTAAAATTCCGCTTGTAGAATATGGATCGACAAACAATAAAAACGTTTCCGTTTCATCAAGAAATTTTTTTAAAGCGTCAAAAATAATTTTAAAAAAAAGTCCGATAATTTATCGTCCTTTACAATTTATAGGACTTTTGAGAATTTTTTCTCAAAAACTGATAAAAACGGAAAACTTTCGCGAAAATTTATTCAGATTTTCATGA
- a CDS encoding glycosyltransferase — protein sequence MEMNNIKLSIIIVNYKVRDFLMQAIRSIVAADNFENCEIVVVDNKSEDGSKELINKDFPFVKYVELKTNHGFGKACNIGAGIASGEYLLMLNPDTMISKNTLSTGIDFLEKNKDVGILGPKILNQDGSFQFQCRRSFPTPLNAFCYISGLSKIFPKNKLFGSYNLSWISPDDECDIDAASGACFFITKNLFLQVGGFDESFFMYGEDLDLSAKVKDAGFRVHYTPQTKIVHFKGRSSTSEKLKSRINFYEAMILFSKKHNKRYGSFFPKWALNFCILIMGGINISGLIIRNSRVFFIDLFFANAFLPIFAFIYSVVPQRNFIYSIYPKYAFFSHLILTFTLIVSLGVSGHYGKPKPEKNETIRALAISLLLLFAFYYLFQEVAFSRIIIFSSGLLSAISIVYWRTLVSPLSKFYKKYFAGYGSVILLAEEPFLSVLVSTLDDRNTQILGIISTVESSNSTVINGYEVIGNIQNLSEIIKKYSPDTLVIGSKTDWYSTIIKALSDGKLDGISVFWLPPDSDLSERLKLKNFMKI from the coding sequence ATGGAAATGAATAATATCAAACTTTCAATAATAATAGTAAATTATAAAGTTCGCGATTTTCTCATGCAGGCGATTCGCTCAATTGTCGCAGCCGATAATTTTGAAAACTGTGAAATCGTCGTTGTCGATAATAAATCCGAAGACGGTTCAAAAGAATTGATAAACAAAGATTTCCCTTTTGTAAAATATGTAGAATTAAAAACCAATCACGGTTTTGGGAAAGCGTGTAACATCGGCGCCGGTATTGCTTCGGGAGAATACCTCTTAATGCTTAATCCGGACACAATGATCTCAAAAAACACACTTTCAACGGGGATTGATTTTTTGGAGAAAAACAAGGATGTGGGAATTTTAGGACCTAAAATTCTAAATCAAGACGGAAGTTTTCAGTTCCAGTGTCGTCGCAGTTTTCCAACGCCTTTAAACGCTTTTTGTTATATAAGCGGACTTTCGAAAATCTTCCCGAAAAACAAATTATTCGGAAGTTATAATTTATCTTGGATTTCGCCGGACGATGAATGCGATATTGATGCGGCTTCAGGCGCGTGTTTTTTCATTACGAAAAATTTGTTTTTGCAAGTAGGCGGATTTGACGAAAGTTTTTTTATGTACGGCGAAGATTTGGATTTATCGGCAAAAGTAAAAGATGCCGGATTCAGAGTTCACTATACGCCTCAAACAAAGATTGTTCACTTTAAGGGCAGAAGTTCGACTTCGGAAAAATTAAAATCAAGAATAAATTTTTATGAAGCGATGATTTTGTTTTCAAAAAAACATAATAAAAGATATGGTTCGTTTTTTCCAAAATGGGCGCTTAATTTTTGTATTTTGATTATGGGTGGAATAAATATTTCTGGACTAATAATTAGAAATTCACGAGTTTTTTTCATAGATTTATTTTTCGCAAATGCCTTTTTACCCATTTTCGCTTTTATTTATAGCGTTGTACCGCAAAGAAATTTTATTTATTCCATTTATCCAAAATATGCCTTTTTTTCTCACTTGATTTTAACATTTACACTTATAGTTTCTCTGGGGGTAAGCGGACATTACGGTAAGCCTAAGCCCGAGAAAAATGAAACTATACGGGCGCTTGCCATTTCTTTATTGTTATTGTTCGCTTTTTATTACTTATTTCAGGAGGTTGCATTTTCAAGAATTATTATTTTTTCGTCAGGATTACTGTCGGCGATTTCAATAGTATATTGGAGAACGCTTGTTTCACCCTTGTCAAAGTTTTACAAAAAATATTTCGCAGGATACGGCAGCGTTATTTTGCTCGCGGAAGAACCGTTTTTATCGGTATTAGTCTCAACGTTAGACGACAGAAACACGCAAATACTTGGAATAATATCGACAGTAGAAAGCTCAAATTCTACGGTAATAAACGGCTATGAAGTTATAGGAAACATACAAAATTTGAGTGAAATCATCAAAAAATATTCCCCGGATACGCTGGTTATCGGTTCAAAAACCGATTGGTATTCGACCATAATCAAAGCGCTGTCCGATGGGAAATTGGACGGTATTTCTGTTTTTTGGCTTCCGCCGGACAGTGATTTGAGCGAAAGATTAAAATTAAAAAATTTCATGAAAATCTGA